The Sandaracinus amylolyticus genomic interval GCCTCAGGTTCCCGACGTGCCGTCATCGTGTCCTCCTCCGGGGCGCGTCCGGAGGGCGGCCCACGAGGCGTGTCATCGGCGCGGCCCCGACCGCGTTGCGCGCATCGCGTCGCCTTGACACCGAGGAGGCGAGATCCCTATACCGAGCCGGGGTTTTCGACGCATCGGACCCGCATTCCGCAGCGGCCCGGGAGCAGGCTCTTGCCCGAGCGCACTCACAAGTTGACCGAGCAGACTGATACGGACTCCAGCTCGGTGGCGCCTCCCGACCCGCTCGCCGCCCCGTTCGGCGTGGCTCCGCGCGTCGTTGCCGCTCCCACCGAGGCGCTGCGCTCCTCCGACAAGAGCGGCTCCTCCGACAAGAGCGGCTCCTCGGAGAAGGGCGGCTCCTCGGAGAAGGGCGGCTGTGGGTCGTGCAGCGGCGGCGGGACGTGCGGCTCGAAGGCCCAACCCGCAGTCGTCGTCGATGCGAAGCCCATGATCGATGCGAAGCCCGTCCTCGACGGACACCCGGTGCTGAGCGCCAAGCCCGATCCCTGTGGCTCGTCTCCGCTCTCGAGCGGTGACATGGCGCGCGGCTGCGAGACGACGATCCGCACCGTGCGCTTCTACGAGGAGGCGGGGCTCATCGAGCCGGTCGCGCGCAGCGAGGGCGGCCACCGGATGTACAGCCCGGAGCAGCTCCTCAAGCTCCAGCTGATCATGGATCTGCGCGAGGCCGGGCTCTCGCTGCAGGACATCAAGGCGCTCTTCGAGCTCAAGCACCGCTTCGACAACGCCGAGGCCGCGAGCAAGGAGATGGCGGACGTCCTCGAGGCGCAGATCGAGTGCATGCAGCGCAAGATCGCGGTGCTGCGACGGCTGCGCGAAGAGCTCGCGTGCATGGTCGCGACGATCCGTGAGTGCGAGCAGTGCGAGGTGCCGGACTTCAAGAAGCAGTGCGGCGGATGCGACGTCATGGCGCGTCCCGATCTGCCGCGCGCGATGCGTCTGCTCTGGGGCTCCGGCCGCGAATGACGCGGAGACCGGCGGATCTCGATCGCGCGACGCGCGCGGTCGAAGACTTCCTCGACGCGCTCGGCGTTCCGGTCTCGAGCGACCCCGAGCTGAGCGAGACCGGGCGTCGCGTCGCGGAGGCGTTCGCGAGCGATCTGCTCGAGGGCTACGCGCTCGATCCCGCCGTGATCCTCGGGGAGGCGACGAGCTCGAGCGCGAGCGGGCTCGTGGTGGTCACCGG includes:
- a CDS encoding MerR family transcriptional regulator, whose translation is MIDAKPVLDGHPVLSAKPDPCGSSPLSSGDMARGCETTIRTVRFYEEAGLIEPVARSEGGHRMYSPEQLLKLQLIMDLREAGLSLQDIKALFELKHRFDNAEAASKEMADVLEAQIECMQRKIAVLRRLREELACMVATIRECEQCEVPDFKKQCGGCDVMARPDLPRAMRLLWGSGRE